One stretch of Anolis sagrei isolate rAnoSag1 chromosome 11, rAnoSag1.mat, whole genome shotgun sequence DNA includes these proteins:
- the LOC132763402 gene encoding uncharacterized protein: MERPRLLRTYTGLKGSRPGRGLRARPALEWFPPAALGGGDLGEDRKRIFSSSASSAGASFEDPDFLPPEKERRKGRPQRTRKERARPQRKGKKRARPPRKKEEEEEKGPKENLVPPTPLRRNITLRRKAQPRRVPSPLPAHGEAPLLCSTPQTAARSNPGEGLGLWDAFYGFQKEDGPPDHDSEASSFFDEEDEDDEKDLCAEAPIYGERRPSAEASPKDSATQPYSSRHHQEDSPPFQSHSTTPSNDIWSKQEKDLCAEAPFYGERHTSAEKQRDSATRPQSSRHHREDSPPFQSHPTKRANNIRSKQEKDRCAEAPLYAQEHSHPSALLSTGEASSRRWEGSVADSPFQHCSTEQLSDTWSKEKASLRHWEDQSDSAAQPRDIWSKKASLRNWEYQSDSAAQPRDIWRKEKPSLRHREDRSDAAAQPQDIWSKEKASLRHQEYQSDSFAQPQSPRHHQDDSLADPPFQNNSLQPQDIRSKEKTSSRRREDESDSSAQSQPSRSPDWATATPGRGRPSSGQQEDFVASVQDQTTAVPLKTETCPSKGACQLQARFSDGKLALSLPREHAPLVQKRQRTKKAPTELGSTSSEELGEGRIDGKSPLLQPIVVLDNQAVPNWLASKCYEEQVLDCHSEKTEDASRPRSPCNLPARSTRQAPPVCNTATTGRKACISGFSSKRWGQQKKPKERHGKKKQQVEQSLQNQVDDDNNNNLALSFLSPESSFQNSALWRRIRATFSFHKKKKILSESESFIGSSIGAGGSFRLYGNETPQSPFTQRMSYSICPSSSMVLLSPFSVSQAMPTDAEKVYGECQQKGPISFEECLPLRTMRKCEKIGEGVFGEVFRAEGERGAVALKIIPIEGAERVNGEPQKTFGEILPEIIISKELSLLAEDGEEENQVSGFIRLHSVHCVQGAYPEALLDAWDEFHRRRTSENDRPDFFEARQLFMVLEFEDGGTDLENMRKRKLGSVATAKSVLQQVAASLAVAEEALRFEHRDLHWGNVLVKSTARKEVSVRLKGETLAFPTRGILVSIIDYTFSRLERDGLTVYCDLSTDEEVFQGRGDYQFDVYRQMREENGNEWADYFPHSNILWLHYLAEKLLTEVTYKTKPTSPALKRLQKELKSFSGELLGFQSAGDLLKGSPFFQ; the protein is encoded by the exons ATGGAGCGTCCCCGGCTGCTGAGAACCTACACGGGCCTGAAGGGGAGTAGGCCAGGCCGGGGCTTGAGGGCCCGTCCAGCCCTGGAGTGGTTCCCCCCGGCCGCCCTTGGAGGAGGAGACCTGGGAGAGGACAGGAAGCGGATCTTCAGCTCCAGCGCCTCCTCAGCAGGGGCCTCCTTCGAGGATCCGGATTTcctgcctccagagaaggagaggaggaagggaaggcctCAGAGGACGAGGAAGGAGAGAGCCAGGCctcagagaaaggggaagaagagggcCAGGCCTcccaggaagaaggaggaggaggaggagaagggcccCAAGGAGAACCTGGTGCCACCAACACCTTTGCGCAGGAACATCACCCTCCGGAGGAAGGCCCAGCCAAGGCGGGTTCCCTCGCCGCTTCCGGCCCACGGAGAGGCCCCCCTCCTCTGCAGCACGCCCCAAACCGCGGCCAGGTCTAATCCCGGAGAAGGGCTGGGCCTTTGGGACGCCTTCTACGGCTTCCAGAAGGAAGACGGCCCTCCAGACCACGACAGCGAGGCTTCCTCCTTCTTCGACGAGGAGGACGAAGACGACGAGAAGGACCTTTGCGCAGAAGCACCCATCTACGGGGAACGTCGTCCCTCAGCAGAAGCGTCCCCTAAGGATTCTGCTACGCAGCCATACTCTTCAAGGCACCACCAAGAGGACTCTCCACCATTTCAGAGTCACTCCACCACTCCATCAAACGACATCTGGAGCAAGCAGGAGAAGGACCTTTGTGCAGAAGCACCCTTCTACGGGGAACGTCATACCTCAGCGGAAAAGCAAAGGGATTCAGCTACGCGGCCACAGTCCTCAAGGCACCACCGAGAGGACTCTCCGCCATTTCAGAGTCACCCCACCAAGCGAGCAAACAACATCCGGAGCAAGCAGGAGAAGGACCGTTGCGCAGAAGCGCCCCTCTATGCCCAAGAACACAGTCATCCCTCTGCACTGCTGAGCACAGGGGAAGCGTCCTCGAGGCGATGGGAAGGCTCTGTAGCTGATTCGCCGTTCCAACACTGCTCCACAGAGCAACTTAGTGACACTTGGAGCAAGGAGAAGGCATCCCTGAGACACTGGGAAGACCAAAGTGATTCAGCTGCGCAGCCTCGAGACATTTGGAGCAAGAAGGCATCCCTGAGGAACTGGGAATACCAAAGTGATTCAGCTGCGCAGCCTCGAGACATTTGGAGGAAGGAAAAACCATCCCTGAGGCACCGGGAAGACCGAAGTGATGCAGCTGCACAGCCTCAAGACATTTGGAGTAAGGAGAAAGCATCCTTGAGGCACCAGGAATACCAAAGTGATTCTTTTGCACAGCCACAGTCCCCGAGGCACCATCAGGATGACTCTCTGGCCGATCCTCCATTTCAAAATAACTCTCTGCAGCCTCAGGATATCCGGAGTAAGGAGAAAACGTCCTCAAGGCGCCGGGAAGACGAAAGTGACTCTTCTGCACAGTCACAACCCTCAAG atcaccagactgggccacagcaacgcctggcagggggaGACCGTCCTCGGGGCAACAGGAAGACTTTGTAGCTTCAGTCCAAGACCAAACGACGGCTGTGCCACTAAAGACTGAGACGTGCCCTTCAAAGGGAGCTTGCCAGCTGCAGGCCCGATTCAGCGATGGCAAGCTTGCCCTTTCCTTGCCGAGAGAGCACGCACCTCTTGTCCAGAAGAGACAGCGGACGAAGAAGGCACCGACTGAGCTGGGCAGCACTTCCTCTGAAGAGTTGGGTGAGGGCAGGATTGACGGGAAGAGCCCTCTTCTCCAGCCTATAGTGGTGTTAGACAATCAAGCCGTTCCCAATTGGTTGGCTAGCAAGTGTTACGAAGAGCAGGTGTTGGATTGCCATTCCGAGAAGACAGAAGATGCTTCCCGGCCCAGATCCCCCTGCAACCTGCCTGCCAGGAGCACCCGTCAGGCGCCCCCTGTTTGCAATACAGCAACAACTGGGAGGAAGGCGTGTATCAGTGGTTTCAGTTCCAAGCGGTGGGGTCAACAAAAGAAACCCAAAGAGCGGCACGGAAAGAAGAAGCAGCAGGTGGAGCAATCCCTGCAGAATCAAGtggatgacgacaacaacaacaacctggcgTTGTCATTTCTGTCTCCCGAATCCTCGTTTCAGAATTCCGCTCTGTGGCGGAGGATCCGAGCCACGTTCTCCTTCcataagaagaagaaaatccTCTCCGAGTCGGAGAGTTTCATCGGCAGCAGCATCGGGGCGGGCGGCTCCTTCCGCCTTTATGGGAACGAAACCCCGCAGAGCCCTTTCACCCAAAGGATGAGCTATTCCATTTGCCCTTCCTCCTCCATGGTCCTGCTGTCGCCGTTCTCCGTGTCGCAGGCGATGCCGACGGACGCGGAAAAGGTGTACGGGGAATGCCAGCAGAAGGGGCCCATCTCCTTCGAAGAGTGCCTCCCTCTCCGGACGATGCGCAAGTGCGAGAAAATCGGGGAAGGGGTCTTTGGGGAAGTCTTTCGGGCCGAGGGCGAGCGGGGGGCCGTGGCCTTGAAGATCATCCCCATCGAAGGCGCCGAGAGGGTCAATGGCGAGCCCCAGAAGACCTTTGGCGAGATTCTCCCGGAGATTATAATTTCCAAGGAGCTCAGCCTCTTGGCGGAGGACGGCGAGGAGGAGAACCAAGTGTCGGGATTCATCCGGCTGCATTCCGTCCACTGCGTGCAGGGCGCTTACCCTGAGGCCCTCCTGGACGCCTGGGACGAATTCCACCGGCGCCGCACCTCCGAGAACGACCGGCCGGACTTTTTCGAGGCCCGGCAACTCTTCATGGTGCTGGAGTTCGAGGACGGAGGCACCGACTTGGAGAACATGCGCAAGCGGAAGCTGGGCTCGGTGGCCACCGCGAAGAGCGTCCTGCAACAAGTGGCGGCCTCGCTGGCCGTGGCGGAGGAGGCCCTGCGCTTCGAGCACCGGGACCTCCACTGGGGAAACGTGCTTGTCAAGAGCACTGCCCGGAAGGAAGTGAGCGTCAGGCTGAAGGGCGAGACCCTCGCTTTCCCCACGCGCGGCATCCTGGTCAGCATCATTGACTACACCTTCTCCCGGCTGGAGCGGGACGGGCTGACGGTCTACTGCGACCTCTCCACCGACGAGGAGGTCTTCCAAGGCCGAGGCGACTACCAGTTCGACGTCTACCGCCAAATGAGAGAGGAGAACGGCAATGAGTGGGCCGACTACTTCCCGCACAGCAACATCTTGTGGCTCCACTACTTGGCGGAGAAACTCTTGACGGAGGTCACCTACAAGACGAAGCCAACGTCTCCCGCCTTGAAGCGCTTGCAGAAGGAGCTCAAGAGCTTCTCCGGGGAGCTTCTCGGCTTCCAGTCTGCCGGGGATCTCTTGAAGGGAAGCCCGTTCTTCCAATGA